The Elaeis guineensis isolate ETL-2024a chromosome 3, EG11, whole genome shotgun sequence region ACTAAAAAATAAGTATCAAGACGTAATTAATGAGAGCATGTAAAAATGAGTACTAAGATATTTGACATAATTTAAAAGTTAATGATGACAGGCAGCAATTTTTGATAAATAGAATCTTGGTTCTTTTTCAATTTGTGTAAAGTATGGACGAATGATGGCAGGAGAAAATCAGGGGgttttattttatctatttttaaattagtATGCTTCTATCATTTTTATAATATTAGATGaataaatatctaattttatttttattatattattttttgacaTATATTTAAAATCTTGAATGGGGTTGATGGAATAGCAGAAAAATGAGTTTAAAAAGACCATCTTCCAAAAAGTTGAAAGATTATAATTATGCAAACAaacgaagaaataaaagaaataaaagaaaatatagttttgaaattcaataaatagaacaaaacGAAACCAAAGAAAGTAATTATGGTCGATCTTGTATTGGGTTTGGATTGGATCAGGTTAGATTCAAATTCAGTAAATTCAGATCTGATCCGAAAAATATAATGGATCCTATTTTAGAACCTGACTTGGATCCATGGATCCTTTAAAATGATTTGGGTCAGATCTATATGGGTCGGATCTGATCGAGTCATGGATCAACTTGAAAAAATAACTTATCTATCTTAAAAAGCATAAGAACATGAAtaaattgattaataaaaattataatcaattttttcataatatttattcataaaaaaaaaaattctgagcaCAAGCATATCAAAAGTAAACCCGAGGCTAACCAAACAAATTGGTGAGTTAATGCTAACTTTAGAATTTCTAAACCCTACTAACTCGTCcaaattaatcatatatatacTGGAGTAATTTCAAGTCAGCAAGTCAGCCAACCAATCAGCTGGACAATCAATTGCTCAGTATGTGTGCACCACCTCAATGATCCACGTGCAGGGCTCTGAATGCATATTAAATTATCAGTGATTTTGCAAGGTGGCTGTAATCTCTATGCAGCCAATCCACAAACCTTTGAAGCAAAATTGTTTATAGAGATTAACACCACCTGTAACCTGAGTTTGTAAGATGATCATTTGGCAAATTTATAAGTTAAACAAGACTAAAAGGGCGAGCATATTCAGGGTCTGAAAAGGATCAAATATGTACAACTTTATTTCCACATGCAAAAGACTTTCCATGTTTCAAACCAGGGCACTCAAAtcacaatggagcaaccttaTGGTTGCCCTAAGCTTGTCTTCTACTTGCTGAACAAGACTAAATATTAGAATTCAGTTTGCTTTTTAACAAATTTCTTACCATGATACCAATCCAAAATCCTTTATTGCAAGGTATGCACCTTACAAAGCGCATGTTTGAACAATCCTTATCATGATACCAATCCAAAATCCTTCTTGCAAGCTATGCGCCTTACCAAGCGCATGTTTGGGTAATCCAATTGGATCTCCTGCCGGATATGTGGTTTGAGCAGCCCATTCAGGCATGGCCTCCATCAATCCAAAACCCCTCCCTTCAGATATAATCTGGGTAGAGGGTGTTGGAATGATATAGGCCATGCTACAGTAAGCTTACCAGTCCATGAATCCAAGCAAGAAATCCATCCCAATCGTGCTGGAtcacccaaacaggccgaagtaCTAATAGCTGCCAATACATTAATAATCTTAACACGCGCGCGCACAcagaaaaatataatctgactaGAGGTGTTGGAATGATATAGGCCATGCTTCAACAAGCTTACCAGTCCATGAATCCAAGCAAGAAATCCATCCCAATCGAGCTGGATCACCCAAACAGGCCAATGTATTAATAGCTGCCAATACATTAATAGTcttaacacacacacacaaaaaaaaatcattatattCAAGTTGACACCAGGAACATGAATGATTTGAGCAGCCATCACACAGATAAATTTCATTCTGAATTACGGCTCCACACATCACAGCGAACTTGCAGCTAATTCTCAGACGTTTCTACCACCAGGAACCCTAACAGAAACTACAGGAGGCTACTTTCATTCTCACATCACAAAATTCATGGGGCAACACTCGTGGAATAACTGTTCATGGCTCAAAGAATTTCCAATATGCGATCCCGAAGCTTCTATTTCAGCACCAACAAATCATGGCAACATTATTAGCAAGAGTACATCTTCTGGTGGAAAGCAACAGAAGACAACCTAAAATGAAAAATAGCAGAAAGTATTGCCTGGTGCAAAAGATAAGTCAATAGCTAATTGGCGGTCTACAAGCACTTGCACATATTTTGCATATCTTCAGAACAAATTCATTATTTGATATCAAGCAGTACATAAAGAGTGTTTGGCAGAACTGTAGATATTATAATGATAAATTAAAAGTTTATGTACCCCTGGCACCCAACCCATGCCCATTCTGCTCAGATTATGGGTCCTTGCAGGTGCTGCTTTTTCTCACAGATCACCACATACTGAGAGAGATGATGATTCGTAACATTATATCCTGCAATAGTAAAATATGTTACTCCATAAAGCACTCCAACTAATAATAATTAGTATAATAACACCTAGAAAATGACAGTACTTGCCTCAAAATTAGTTGAAAGCAGCAGTTCATGTACCATGGCCCCTAGAATTATTACTGTATGGAGTAAGGGGAGGGAACGAAGGCACGGACTGCAATATGAATTTGCGAGCACTCCTAAGACCAGGTGAAGAGCTAGACCTGCTCTCATGCAAGTGTCTGTGTGGTGGAGATACCCTCTTCTGTTTGGGAGAACTTGTCTTAACTGCCTTGACAGGCGTGCAGGTGTCCTTCAGAATTGCAGGGGTATCATCCTCTCGATTTTATGTACCCCACCATCAGAATCTGGCTCCACGACCAACTTGCCTTCACCAAATGGAGGCAGCGGAGTTACTGGTGAACTATGCCAACAAAGTGAACCCCCTGATAAGCGAGCACTTCCTTGAAACAACTTTGTCTGAAGAATCTTTGGTTTTCTGATTTTAGATGCAACAGAGACACAACTAGCACTTGCTTTAGGATTTGGCAAGGGGCTAAGATTACATATGTCTGAAAACCCATCCCATCCAGGCGAGAATGGATCCACTTTCCCTGTACATGGACATTCAGTTTCCTGATCATATAGGACTATAGATAAAGTTTTTTCTCTTTCCTGTTCTGATGCATTATTGCTCATTGAATCCGCTGGAGAACTTGGACACTGTTCATAATATGGTAAAACTGATGCACTAGATTCTGGTGATGCACGATAGCTTGCAGGGCAATGAGATTTAGGCATGTCACTTCCACTGCCACAGATAACACGAGATAAGAACAAAACTTATAAAGCAGACAGTCCCATGTAGTGTAAGAACCAAAGTAACAATAGCATGCTATGTCGTACTAAACAAGAATACATACTTTTTCATCAAACGAACCATACCTTGGACCTTGAATTGATGGTGTGAGAGGCGAAAGATGCAACGGGCATTGCTTGGTACTATCTGGTTCCCTCTTGAGATCTATGCCTTCAAGTTTCCCACAAGATGGATCACTCTCCCAGCTCCCCTCCTTCGACTTCTTATGTTCTATCTCGATGATTTCACCACATACTGTATACAAACACATTTTTCACTTGGAGGCTCCACCAAAAAATACGGGGAGAAAGGAAATCAAGAGCTGGTTTGGTAGTTATAATTTCTAAATGGTATCACAATGTTTTATCCCATAATATAGTTGAAGATTAGTGCAGATGCATTTGAAGATTATTGCAGATAATTCCATAATACGTATTCTTTCTCCATCCATATGCAAGACATTTAGCATTTGCCAGATCTTTAAGGCTGCATAAACTTTTAAATCCTCACCAAAATGTTGCAACTAGTTCATGAAATAAAGGGTGCACCAATGTATATGctctcttcttttatctttcaTCACAACCATTGAGGAAGAGATAAATAGAATATTACGGGAGGAACACTGTTTTCTTCATAGCCCACTAAGTCAACACAAAGGTACTCAATTTACTAACTGACACAAATACCTATACAAAGATGTCACTTTTACCACATGCCACAATGTGCCATTGTAGCAatattgaagaagaagaagaagaaaataagttGATGCAGGCTGCTGCAACAAATTGTTGACAAAAGTGGAATGAGTTAATAAAAAAAGGGTTGATGTTGAATGGaccaaacaaagaaaagaaaaagatggaaAAGTTTGAGACGACTGCTATTGGCAGTTGCAGCAGCCCTGGCTAGAGCAGGAAGGGGAACAAGTGGAGAGAACATTTGGACAGGGAAAAGAAATGGATGGGAAACAAGAAATTTTTAAAGGTCCAATACAAAATAATAattaacaacaacaacaacttaattttatttcatatgtAATATAAGATCCTCAATCTTAAACCTCATCTACCATTGAAGTTAGTTGAAAAACCTCCCTAATTTATTACATATATGGGTAAGAGCCTTTCACctaaatcccaaaaaaaaaaaaaaaaaaaggcaccaACTTACAACATAATTTGATATTTCAAACTAAACCCAGAGTTTTAATCAAAATATCAACAGAAAAACCCTCAACTTGCCGTCCTATCTATTAGTGAGATTAAAACACAACTCATGATAACATGCAACATCTTCCCACAcagctaaattttttttaaaaaaaattcaaataattgcaTCAAATTCTCCCGTCTGGCCAAAACTGCAAAAATTGTGATACAAGTATGTTATCATCTATCATTTACCATCTTCTCGTGAATAATGGCCATAGAATCCAATGTCTATCAATACCTCATCTAAAACATCATCCAAAACAGACAACCATGAGATAATAAACAATCTCCTAGATTATTGGGCAAGTAGGTTTGTTGAGATTGCTTCAAAAATGAAAAGTCCATTCTGTTATTACAATATACAAATGTCTCCAAcatagaaaaagagaaaggaatcTTTGTGAATCAGCATTGCAATAAACGTGTCATAATTATTATCCTTAATTAGTCATCGTTTAATAGTCCAGCTGTAAACAATTCAAAGAACTGATCGTTAAATCTATTCACTAAGCCATCATATGGGAAACCACTGTTTGATAAATTGCATCAATTGACCTCCTGAAAGATATGTTTGGCAAATGCTTAGGTTCATCTAAATCAGTTCAATCGCCCATGAAAAGGTAAGTGTTGTCCATAAGTATTCTCATCCTGATGTCATCATGAAATTGCCAGAACATGAAGTCAAACCTAAGGGACGCTAGAATTACTTGACAACTGCAGAAATTTCTCATGGAAAAATATGATGCTGAGGAATCCAAATCCTCGATCATTTAAGGAGAGGCAACTGAACTTCAGGTGCTTGAGTTGGTTGCAGCGATTATCTCATCAACCTGTGAAACTCTTCTTCTCATTGAAGTCAACATAATGGATAGATAAAACACACCAGACAATTTTGGCAACCATAAATTACCTGTACAAGCATAGCTAACCCTATTAATCTGACCCAACCCAGCTCAACCTGACCCAAACTCGGTTTAGCTTAAGATGAAACTCAGCCAGGTTGTGTTGGGAGGTCAGAGCAGGTTGAATTTGGACTGGAAGATATAAAGTATCAGACTAGGCTAGAACTAGCCTCAACTTAAAGCAACCTGACCAAGCTGCAGCCTTAGTGCAATAGTCCCCCACGTCTGAAGACATCAAGATTTGATAACACGACCATCGATATTGTATGGATTGGATTGCTGCACCATAAAGGCGGCAACCGCATCAGATGGGCATGAAGGAGGGATAAAACtacaataaggagtatgtcaaaGGAAGCTTTAAAGGTGTGCAGGGGAAAACAAATGAAGATGGTACAAGAATGTGCAATCAAACTTGCAGACATAGCTCTAAGACTTTAAAAAATTGACAGCAAGACCCTTCACATTGTATGGATTAGAAAGCACCGACTGCACTAGATGAGCATGACGAAGAGGTAAAACTAGAATAAGCTTAGAAAGGAGCATGGTTTCCTGAACTGGTACCATGACCCATACTAGAATGGTATGGTATCATACCATATGGACACACAGTATGCATGTGTACCTCAGTGTGGTGCTGGTTCAGCAAAATCCTCGCTGGTGATGGCAGAGGTGGTCGTTGACGAGGGAAAATGAGGAAAGGTTGACTTGAGAGGATCTAGGACAATGATGACAAGGGAATCAACATGGAGGATGGCCATCATCAAAGGGGCTTCATCCAGCAAGGCCATCGTCCAGAGGAGCATCAAAGGCGGACGAAGGGATCAAAGCCCTCTTCAATCCCATCATTATTATCACCATGTAAGAGAGAACTGAGGGTCCACTGAGATTCTGGGCAATTGGCAGGGGCAACATGCTTGCCGGTCGCTCATGGAAGGAAGGCAAGGAGAGAATGAGGGATCGGGAAAGAggcagaagagaaaaaggggcatCAAAGGATCGGATTGGGAGAGGGTTGCACCGTGGTTAGGCTGGAGCAAACCGGGAGGAACTGGTCAGGTTAGCCTAGTTTGGCCCAGTTCACCCTTTATCCTGTTTTGGAAGCCTGAACTGCCTTGATTACATGATAGTTTGGTTCCATAGGCCTTGAGCTGAGCGGTTCGACGAACCATGGAAAGGAGCATATCAAAGGAAGCTTGAAAGTTGTGCAAATTATAAtcgaagcagcaaaaaaaaaaaaaaaggatggttCAAGCATGTAATATTGAAACTTGCGAAGGAATATCACTCAAATGACAAAGGATGCAGCTCCTAATAAGAATAAATGACAAAGAATTGCAAAGACATTCATGAAAGATAGAAGGTCTGATGCTAATTTAAGAATCATATTCATGCCCTTTTTTCTTACAATAACTTTCAATAATATAATTATCATCTTAGCGTCGAAAAGTATTCTTGAAGGTACAATTGAACCAAACAAAAAGGGTTAAAATAAAGCAGTAATCATACTACAAATTAGCTGCAGATGCTAGGCATCAACTTTACTTCTCTCAATATCATACTTTAAACTAATAATAAATACGAAACTGACTCAAAATGATGCCCTGATATAGGCAGCATAAAGTCCTCTTATTTTAACCAGTTTAGTCAGTTGTCATAATGACTGCTGCCTGAATTTCTATAAAGCATCTCTAATTTCAATGTCTGTGATACATGGAATGCCAAGATCACTAAAGCAGACCAACCTGGAAGCCATACTCTTACCATTCCTATTGCTATAGTACTTGATAACACATGGCAAATGGCTAGGAAAAAGGGCAGTTAGTTACCCGCTGATTTTACTGGAAGTCTGGAACTGTTAACTAATGGGTGTTGCTCAGGTTACAGAACAGTGGCCACTATAATAAAGGAGGCAATGCAGATGTAGTCTCAAGTTCTTACCATCTTTCCTGCCAAATGTATTCTTACAGCCCTCACATCGGCATCCAAAGGAACAACCAACACCAGCCTTagggaaaaaaaatgataaaaacaaGTATTAGTCAAGATGCATATAAAGAAAAAACAACTAACTAAAATTTCATCTATTACTCAAGAAACCTGATAGCATTCGCAATATTTTTTCAGGCAAAGTGACTTCTTGCAATTGCATCCTCTTTTATGCCTGGCTGAGGCTGGTGTCATGTCCTTATTCTCCTGCAGAACGTGACAGTTTTAATGCTATTCACTGTGGGAAGGAATGACACATAATGCATAAGCAGTCATGGTATGGAAGTCCTTACTCCATTATCTTTCTTTGGATTGGTGACCTGCAGGACAACCTTAGGAGCAAAGGCCAGTGGATTTCGAGACTCTATCTGTTGTCTGGTTTCACGAACAGTATCTTCATGTTCAGGTCTGTTAAAGCACTCTTGGCATGCACAAGCTTCAGTGCAAAATGTTCCACCAGCAAAGCAGTCACAATAACTGAAAGGTGAGATAAAAAGTAGGCATTAACTTAAGACCAGCAAAAACAATCATAGATATATCtccatcaaggttttaaatcccatgggacaaAGATGTCCCGGTTTCTCCATAGAATGGGATGCCCCACTGTCCCGTTCTTCCCAACAACAGTCCTGATCATACATCCCAGTAGATATCCTCTATCTTTCTCCctacttcttttctttctttctttcttccttttcttcttttctttcttttcctataccttccttttattttctttttctttctttttctttttttcatttttcttcttctttcctttattttttcctccttttcttcatctttccttcattttcttctttcttcttcgctCTCTGCATGGATGGGTTTCGGAGTCCTGAACCCGTCTCGGTCTCATTTTCTCACAAAAACGGGATGGGATATCCGGGATGCCCTCAGTCCCTTCGGGACATAAAACCTTGATCTCCATACAAGATTCAAGAAACACTTACAGTTTCAGACACTTTGACCTCTTGCAATTGCAACGTTTGTGCCCATCATTTTCAGGTGCCTTTTTCCTGTACATATCAAGTAGGACATCTCAAGTTTGAAATAATAATGAAACAAGAAAAAGGAGTGGAAGCAGCAAGTGCATCAACATGAACATGTACCTCTTCTTTCTAGGACTTGTTTGAGTTGAGTCCAAGGACTTGCTAGCACCATCAGAAACTGGCCTTTTTATATTACTTGGAGTCATGTAGTGATCAATATGCTTGGACTGCAGAGAGCTTTGAAGAGGTCTCGCATCAACTGGAGATTGgtaactaatagaagaatttgGCAGTTTTATTGCTTGATTCTCTGAATGTTTCTTGTCACTGTTTCCATTGGCAGAATTATTCTCCAAAGTCACAGTTAATGTAGCTGGATTTTTTCCTTTTAAGTTTGTCAAAGCTACATCATTCTTTAAATCTGGTAAAACCTGACTATTAACCCCAGAGAGTGACTTCTGTCCTCGTAAATTTGTATCATGCATGTTCGCATCACAGTTAATTGGTCCTGAACTTCCGATGCTATTTAAATGTAAGCCAATGCCAGATGGCTTAGGAGCTGTCGCAGGGGAGCTTCCTTTCTTTTGGCCTGATACATCGTTAAGTGGCAATCTGCACATGGCATTCCCAGGAACTGATTGAACTGATTGGCTGTTAGCGGAGTTTGCAACTGATTCTGTGTGAGAATCACTTATGGTACCCATGTCCAAAGGAGTTGCTGGTGACTCTGAATTGGAGACAATGCTCATTCTACGATTCTCAACAGCCTCAAATTGAAGACGTTTGCGCATGCCACGTTGATGTTGTGTACCCTCCTACATCAATTATCATGATCATTTTAATGCAAAAGATCCCAACTGAAAAACAAATGAACCTAATACCATTATATTCCTAAGAACTCATGAACCTGACATCTGATGAACTTAGAAAAGATCTTGCCATGCAGTTATGCTAACCAACATATTATAAAACTGATATGCAATGCAAAAATGAGGCTCAGTATGGTTAAaatgatcaaataattaaatcagtaAATCTGTAACCATTCAAAATCGCATTTGGAATCAAGCAAGTAGAGATCGGCATAATGTAATTGCTTAAAGCATTCTATTTAGAATAAAGTAAAAAATTGGTCTGTCAACTAAGTTGTGTGTTCGTGCAAAATTaaattgcaaaaaaataaataatctattCTCTGCTCGGTTGACCATCAGGTTCTTATTAAATGTCAGTAAATCTCTAGGAAGAAT contains the following coding sequences:
- the LOC105040194 gene encoding LOW QUALITY PROTEIN: uncharacterized protein (The sequence of the model RefSeq protein was modified relative to this genomic sequence to represent the inferred CDS: deleted 2 bases in 1 codon); its protein translation is MLYGRARGFSKPDGRPLGMQVATDLHVHVSIHLGIPALGHLIVLRSFVFLFCFFFQKNGKRRKEKKKSGIIWEWIGLLEAPDFAEDALGGVRVRAFEPMDSPETTKPASTAAPAVQESPFSSYVSNLSPIPLVNAKPGVPAYGDINFPSPEPVFTSPHISYPRRLKRSQHLLLNGAEKFPPGYANNATEMSESAQINGPLISMSMVQSGSCTQKEGDNDCPSQDQPCSSPSSCVDAFLADPLENCDNPSGSPDLYSKQAAEMPQRIQADVTSVDEKQIKCSKEDFNQLQPISPSILVKEITADSMDCLTSPALPNPHLEQASDPPRALLNDFISTEETNPEIYVSDVKKCTITKATKSLGSSYQAEEGPPGEESSCPVAQFESKLKMANEAKDINERSCDEQPGPVSTDAIAVTCSQNGLQSMDQNMASYPSFGLKDKDCDVVGHNKASPSTSVMYPHGAQDANKKLAVDGKCAELDSTPQWLPESHEDVQAVDKHLDNPGAICIMFAENQIPYDLEEGTQHQRGMRKRLQFEAVENRRMSIVSNSESPATPLDMGTISDSHTESVANSANSQSVQSVPGNAMCRLPLNDVSGQKKGSSPATAPKPSGIGLHLNSIGSSGPINCDANMHDTNLRGQKSLSGVNSQVLPDLKNDVALTNLKGKNPATLTVTLENNSANGNSDKKHSENQAIKLPNSSISYQSPVDARPLQSSLQSKHIDHYMTPSNIKRPVSDGASKSLDSTQTSPRKKRKKAPENDGHKRCNCKRSKCLKLYCDCFAGGTFCTEACACQECFNRPEHEDTVRETRQQIESRNPLAFAPKVVLQVTNPKKDNGENKDMTPASARHKRGCNCKKSLCLKKYCECYQAGVGCSFGCRCEGCKNTFGRKDVCGEIIEIEHKKSKEGSWESDPSCGKLEGIDLKREPDSTKQCPLHLSPLTPSIQGPSGSDMPKSHCPASYRASPESSASVLPYYEQCPSSPADSMSNNASEQEREKTLSIVLYDQETECPCTGKVDPFSPGWDGFSDICNLSPLPNPKASASCVSVASKIRKPKILQTKLFQGSARLSGGSLCWHSSPVTPLPPFGEGKLVVEPDSDGGVHNREDDTPAILKDTCTPVKAVKTSSPKQKRVSPPHRHLHESRSSSSPGLRSARKFILQSVPSFPPLTPYSNNSRGHGT